DNA sequence from the Liolophura sinensis isolate JHLJ2023 chromosome 1, CUHK_Ljap_v2, whole genome shotgun sequence genome:
tcCATTACGAGGTCATACTACAGGAATTCTGTTGGGGCATTACTAGTGTATGATATAACCAAGCGTAAAAGCTTTGAGAATTTAGGCGAGTGGCTTGAAGAATCTAAGATGCACATAGAGCCTCACCAAGCGGTATATGTAATAGTGGGCCACAAGGCAGATATGGATGCGGAGAGGAAAGTAACCAGTAGAGAGGGAAGACAGTTTGCTGATATTAATGGACTGAAGTTTCTTGAAACATCGGCCAAAACTGGTCAGAATGTGGAGGAGGCTTTTCTGACTGTGGCTAGAGATATTTATCAGTTATTAGAAGAAGGCAAAATACAAGTAGAAGAAGGATGGGATGGAGTGAAAAACGGATTTGCTCGGCCAAGAGAGTCATTCCAGCTGATGGAGGGAGAGGCAGAGGGTGGAGGCTGCTGTTGATAGTCCAGTCAGACCGAGGGGCTGGGAGCAGTATTGTGTGGGTTGTGCAATAGCCGGCTGCCTGTTGGAAGCATAGTGCACTCGCATTTgttgtgcatgtaaatgtgtggTGTATGCAGGGGATACAAGCCCCGCTTGATTACTGTGGACTTCTAGTCATGCTTTATACACGGTATTTTGACTTCATACAAATTTTCCTTTGGATATTGAGTGGATAAATATTTCATGGAAAtctgcatttgtttttaaatgatgAAACCTTCTAAACAATAATCTTTACTAATATCTAGTAATTTTATTACCCACTTATACAAGGTTTGAAACAGGTTCTGTTAACAAACAGTTCAGCTTTTGAAATTTCCATTTGAAAAATTAGATAATGAATGTAAATGTTTGCAAAGAAACCATAgatcattttattattaatcCTCTCAATAATTTGTTACAAAGTTCAAATGTGGTGCAAAGTTGTCTACTTTGGTTTCAACATTGATACCAACAGTATTGGTACAACTTAATGTGTAGTGAAGTGCTCTTGTGTTTGCTGCATTGTCACATAAGCTTGTACAAATACTGGAGACAGGAGCACAAAATCAACTGAATATTGCCTTAGTATGATGACATACAAGTCTTGTGATGAATTTAGTTCTGACAGATTTAATTAAAACCTGCTTACAGTTATCAGGATTGTGCCTATATGCTTGGTGTCAAGGTCAAATTCACATATAAGAGAGAATGAAAAGTACTTGTTTCAAGTACTTGTTATTTTTGCACTGTCTGTGGATGTACGTGTACCACCCAGGGCAGTGGATTCTCCAAAACTTTGTATGTCTTTGGGATTTTCAGTTATTGCCAGAGTGCAAAATGTATTATTGGTCtctacatttttatacaaaagtATTTGTGCCATTTATAATATGTGtgctattttgattttgaagagaaaccaatgcttttgtaaacatgaaatatttatttcttgtctTGCCTTAAAGCAACAGAGAATGTGGAACCTTTCCCATTTAATTAACTTGGGCTTTGAAATGGCAATTTTTGAGCAAACCAGTAATGTAGTTCTCATGTATTATGAGGAAACACTGGTCATCCTAGTTGCCATTCCATGGGAAAACATACTCTATTGAGGTGAGACAAAGGTTCAAGGTTACCATGTCTaattaacagaaaattttgtgAGCATTATTGTAATAATATTGGATACAATTTACAACCTTGAAATAACTTTCTGGAAAATAAGTATCAAGAAATCATGGTAAATAATGCTATGTAAAactttttctttgcttttcttACAGTGCTATTCATgctataaattttaaattgcTATCATAGCATATACATACGCAGATTGCAATTACTGGGAGCAAGATTGGCGTGTGATGACGGCGCCTAAATTTGTTTGTGCCAAAATACAATTTGACAAACTTTTTGGAAAGTGTCCGTCTGGTACATGTGTTTGGAATTCACAATGCCAGAGTTTCCATCTGGGGTAGTCCAATGAAATAGCTTGATTAGTCGTCTGAATCTGGGAGCTTGCCAGACTCCATTTCCTGGTTTTATGTAAAGGTCTGTTCTGGGTCTGTCATGTCTGAATTGCCAATATTACACTATTGAGATCACCTGGTCAAACCCAGCACCTGCTCAGTGTTGGTCAATTAGCTGATGGTTTCCTGTACCAAGGTTTTCCTCTGTCTATattaacctgactgccatcttCCAAGTCAATTATTCCTTAGTGCCCAaactaaataagtaaataaattaataaactaatgacacatttaaattttatggaAAACCGGTTGATATACTATGTAAGAAATACGATGTAAGAAATCAGTtggattatttattatttattgttggattatattttttatgtgaAGCAAAGTGCTGTGAGAAAGACTGCCTATTATACTGCCGGTATGTGTTTATGACTGAAAATCCCTTCAATGGTTGTCCGGCACCTTTTACTCCacctttttattgttttatttacatgtgtttttccTGCTATTTGTCTTTAAGGTTTTTAAGAGATATTCCCTACCAAGTTTTTCACCTACTGAACATGTAGGTTACTAAAATGTTCCAGTGGTAACACCTGTCCATTGTTTGTAGTTCACTTTGTGTTGTGcctgttattttatttctttacacccaGTCTTCATTGATTgttgtaaatttaaattaatactTTGAGGtctctttttgttttaacaatgtGTTTAAGTTTGCCAAGTAAGTTGATTTGAATTGGATGCCATACGAATTTAACACATGATCCCATTATAGTATATGTGAGTCCCGTCCTTGTTCTTGTTAAATTGATTTGGAAATAtctataattttgtttttcctgattttatttactttgtttaaATAGTGTATTCATGCAATTAGTTATGCCCGGCCAAAATTAAGCAGAGAAGATAAGAAAAAATTAACTTAATCACttacatatgtaattattttattgcataccagggaaggcctgccagcaacttgcacttggttgtgggttcccctgggctgtgcccggtttcctcccaccataatacaggctgccgtcgtataagtgaaatattcttgattatgacaccaatcagatacataaataaatgaataaataatttttattgcAATTCATGTGCAGCTTTTTAGAATTGTGGCTTGCTTCCTTATATTGATGATTAATGTTACTCATTAatcttttatcattttttaaggctttttatgcttatatatatatgtattacatatatttatattacttACTGCTGCAGTTCTCCAACATGTTCTACAGTATGTTCTGATATGTTATAAGTTAGGCAGTAATATCAGTACCCTTGAAGTGCAGCAAACCCCAAATGGTATGTGCATGTTAGTAGTATTGCAAGAGATGTGAGATGGTAGGAATTCTGGGCCAACTTTTTGCAAAACTCTCTTGATGAACTTCTTTGTTAAATCACGTCATCTTTTGGTGCTTGAAAAAATTTTGATTGTTGAAAAATTTGATTTACCAAGTTTTGCGAAAGTGGACCCTGATTCCTTTCTTGTGTGATTAACACAGCATGGAATTATAATGGTGccattcttcaaccttatatACAGttaagtatgtatatattttggttGATTAAGTTTGTATTTACTCAATTTCGTATGcacaatttataaaaaaaaaacataactaagGTGTGATAACATTGTGATCTATGCTTTTGGTGTGTTATTGTCTTGAAAATTAACATTGTCTTGTTCATAGAGCCATATATCCTTACGTCATGATGTCCAAGTTAAGTGTAAAATAAATGCAGATGTGTATATAAGCAAACAATTATctggaaatgtttaaatttaaccACAGAGCGATCTAAGGACCACATATTCAGACTgatagaaatgaaaaaaaaaagcataatgaCATCATTAATCATGCATCCAGTATGAATAATGGTTAGGTCTTCATACAGTCTTTCTTGCCTCAATTGCACGCCTGTTAGCTTTGGAtcttcctgttctgtatttataCTTATTATGAGGATTTTTCTTGTCTTGCTGTTGCTGGAAGCCACTGAAACTGAGGAGTAAAATAATTTGCACTATTTGTGAAACAATATAGAATGCTACATTAATTGGCGTGTGTAACTGTGGGTGTAAATTACTTGTAATATGTGCCATTTGGTCTGCGCAATTAAACCTCTCTTAAGAAAACTTTCACATTTTGCTGCGTGTGGgaaaaattatttatcaaattatGTGTAGTATATATATTCTGAATGCTAAAAGACTGCTGATTTCaaaaagattttcaaaatttattgtCTCTTTCATGTTAgtgaaaataaagagaaaattgtTAAAAACCAAGGGCTGGTCTTCTAGTACTCTCAGTTGAAGCCAAAATGGCTATGTGGATAAGGCAGTGATGTCAATATGCTTATAAGAATTATGAATATGATTGCTTGATTTCAAATGCATCCTGCATTTATGTGTGATCGTCAGATGTTGGACCTACTTGCCCATTATGTTTGAACAGTGCTCATCCACAAAATATACCAGCAAAACGTAATTAACGTGTGGATTGGACATGGATCAGTATTTAGGTATACTAACTGTAAACACTGATCATGTTGATTTGGTTTTGATTTCA
Encoded proteins:
- the LOC135481755 gene encoding ras-related protein Rab-39B-like translates to MVEPIFDYQFRLILIGDSTVGKSSLLKYFTDGKFAEVCDPTVGVDFYARLIEIKPGVRVKLQLWDTAGQERFRSITRSYYRNSVGALLVYDITKRKSFENLGEWLEESKMHIEPHQAVYVIVGHKADMDAERKVTSREGRQFADINGLKFLETSAKTGQNVEEAFLTVARDIYQLLEEGKIQVEEGWDGVKNGFARPRESFQLMEGEAEGGGCC